The Acanthopagrus latus isolate v.2019 chromosome 11, fAcaLat1.1, whole genome shotgun sequence genome segment TTAGCAGATCCAACCGATAAAGATGATTGTGTACTCGCTCATCCCTACTAACTAGCAAGTGCACATCTGCATGGCCTCATCACCACAAAAATGTGCGTTGGGTCCTTTTAATTGTAGCTTGACCTGCGGAGTCCCATTTATGATTAAAACGGCTTTGACCAACTTTAAGTGGTATCCAATGGGGGTAATGTCTCTATACCGCGGCACTGATACTACATGGTGCTTTATGGTCAAATTGGCAGTGTTGCAGAGAGTAGTCTCTTGgtgtctgtgtatatattcTGTGCAAATCTAccatcaacaaaacaacagagctTCTACTGTATATTTGGGTGGTAAGTGCTCCAAAGTCCTGACTGTAGATAGGCTAACTACGCAGTATATAGCTGGAACTACTCAAATACATATTGGCAAGTCCTTGGCATTCATTGAGCACCACCCTGTTTATAATGTATTCATGAGTTTGGAGATAGAGAGCTTGAATCACCTCGGACGGAGCAGAGAGGTGAAGTCCTTTACACGTGAAGAGGACACAGTTCCTTGTAGTGTAGAAGGATGGAGTTGGCAAGAGCTTTGTCGAGGTTAAAGACTGGTGGGACTCTGAGTGCTTCTGTTGCTTGGTCTTTTAACAGTCTTTGTTACATTTTGAGACATCTATAATCCGGCTCTGCTCTGCACAACAATGTGAACACACAACAAAGCAATAGAAACATAACAAATCCACacaagtttctctttttctcctctgtacAGTAGTTTCATTAACAAAACCTTGTGTCAGTAAAATGTCCAGcaaataattgtatttaatgttcCGCAAGCACATATGTCCACTCTGGTGTCTTCTCCCTTTATGTCCTCACTGCTTGTAAACAGCATCAGGGAAAGAATACTAATGACAGAAACAGGTCCTAAttatcaaatcattttcatgttgaaCTTGCGTGCCCCGCCCTGTCCTCCACTGGCAGCAGGTCCATCCACCTTTCTGAAGGAATACTCCACTGAGAAATTGTTCTTGTGCTGCCCTCTCCCTCGACTCCACACGAACAGCAGGATGAAACAGAAGAGGACCACCCCCAGGAACATGATACAGCCCATCGCTGTGGATATGAGGATGGTCTTGAGGTCCAGAGTGAACTTCAAGAAGACTCTGGTGTCATTCAGATTCGTGTCATTAAGGTCCCCGGCATAGTAAGTGCGGTTGGCCATGAGGGCTGCATCCAGTGGCAGCCCGCTCACTGTAAGTGTGGCGAAATAGGTGTCATTCCCACCGGCATTGCTCGCTATGCAGATGTAGGTTCCACTATCTGTTACCTGGGCATAGCGTATTTCTAACGTGCCCTCTGGTAACACAGTCAGGCGGCCGCTGCTCTTCGTAGTGATGCGGCGGCGTTGAGGAGAGATCCAGAATATCACCGGTGTCGGCTCGCCCTCTGCTCTGCATATGAATGACACAACCTGCCCCTCGCGGGCGGATATCTGCTGCAGTTTCCTGTTGCGGATTTTGGGCTTCTGGCAAGTAAAGTGATCAAAGAGGGCCGAGTCAGAGAAAGCATTCAGGGCCCGTCCTTGAACCTCGACGGGCGTCATGCACACCGGGGAAGCGCCGTCAAAATTAAGGGTCTTCCTGCGCTGAAGGATCCATAGCAGACGGCAGTCACAGGCCAGAGGGTTCCCATCCAAACGCAGCGTCTCCAGAGTGTTGACAGACTGGAAGGCCCCCTCTTCCAGGGTCACCAGGCTGTTTGTGGAGAGGTTAAGAAGGCGAATTTGCCTCAGACCACCCAGCGCATATGGCTGCACTACTGCCAGATTTGTGCTGACAAGGTGCAGCTCCTTCAGCCTAACAAGGTCCCGCAGCGCCCAGGACTCCAACACAGAGATAGGGTTGTAGGAGAGGTTGAGGCTGGTGAGGTGAGCCAGGCTGCGGAGGGCAGAGGTGGGCACGGAGgtgatgttggtgtgtgtgataGACAACCAAGATAAGTTCAGACCCTGCAGGCTGTGAGGGGAAATGTACTCTAAGAAGGGCCAGTGAGCAATCTCGAGCCCTCTCAGGTTTCCAAGCTTACGGAAATTCTGGTCCTCCAAGGCAGAGATACTGAGGTAGCGGAGCCGCAGAGTCACCAGGTTATGCAGGTAAGACAAAGACTGGCTGGACACAGAGGTCAGATTGCACCTCTCGATGGTCAGCTCCCTCAGACCCACGAGACCCAGAAAGGCCTTGTTGGAAATATAAACCAAATCATTGTCTCCAACTTCTAGGTTTTTCAGACTTTTCAGGTCTTGGAAAGTAAAGTCCAAAAGAATCACAATCTTATTCCCACTGAGGTCCAACGAAGTCAGGTTGGAGAGACGTGAGAAAGCCCCCATGGGGACCAGTTTCAATTGGTTACCCCTCAGCGAAAGCGACTGCAGGTTCTGGAGACTAGAAAAAGCGTTCGGTTCCAGGACGCTGATCATGTTCTCACTCAGGTCCAGCTTTTCAAGACGTTGATATGGAAGCAGGTCGCCATGTTCCACCCAGCGAAGCTTATTCCCACTCAGGTCGAGGATCTTGGTGTCTGCTGGGATGCCGTCTGGCAGCGTGGACAGACGTTTGCCATAACAGGACACAGTCTTCAGTTTTGTAATGCACTCACAACGCTGGGGACATGCCTGACCCTGGGCAGGTGATACGGTGATCATCAGCAGCAAAAACAGGAACGGCAGCAGCCAGCTGACATCCTGGCCCAGGCTCACCCCCATTTCGACTGCTTCCTCCTGCTCCGTTCTGGGGTTGAATCACTGGGCCAGACACctgagaaaagagacagaaaggggaGAAGCAAAGCGAGGGGAAGGGGGCAgcgagcgagagggagagataaagaaacagacagtgagacaaatTAATGAAACCCAATTCCCCTTCAACAGCTGCGATCAAACACTCTAAATGAGTGGAATTACAATTACAAACTCTAATTGACCCGACACAGTAGTGAAATTAAAGCTAGCTCCAAGATAATCCTCCGAGGACTAGGTCTGTACTCAGCTGAAACAGTTTGATTTGCAATGGTCGCCTTTGCCTCGCAGACAGTCAGGTTTTGAAATGATAcgccagcaaacacacagaaaagccCCCTAATAGCTTATGAGTCAATTTAATATCTGATGGTTGTTTTGGTCTTTAGCTATTTCATGCATTGTAAatgaaaacagggaaacagGGAAATTGAAAATCTATTGTATTCATAAGAGCTCATGTGAGACATcttaaaatgcatgaaaaaggaaaacaattgCTGGCTCTCAGAGGCCTTTAACGGCCAACAGCGCCGCAAAATGGTCCTTTTATACAGTGTGAAGCAGAATACTGACTTCTACTCCTCTGTAGAAGAAAGTACCAGCATGTAAACAGCTTGAATAAAATATGAGCAATCTAATCGACAGATATGTAGCACAGTTCATCCAGTATACAGTGTCTTGGAGTGAACGCCTGACAAGGTCACTCACCATAGCAGAAGGCTACGACTCAGTGCATCACAATAAGTCGGTCCATCACATCATCTGCATAAGTCTCTGAGGCATGAGGCTTATCATGAGAGGAGCCCGCCTAGCCTGACCTGCCTATGGGTTTCATAtgacacacaaggacacacactcacacacacgcacagttcCTCTCTCACCACTGCTCCgtctgctgctggatgttggCAGCAGAATGGTAATCCCTTTATAAGCCCATTGTGAAATACCAACTAGTGAGATGGAAAGTAACTCTGGAAAACATATTCTATATCATCAGTATAATTGAGCGGTGAGGCTCACAGCGCTTTAAAAGGTCCTgactgtctgtggtttgcacaTCAGGAGGTCCTTGATCTACAGTATGGGCTGGTTATGGCACCAAAATGACATGGGTGTGCTCACTGGACACGCATATTACAATAAACATAGAGATGCACAATCAATTAAACTATTATCAAATTCACAATATAGCTAAGTGCAATATCAAAATCATAAACCTGTTATTTTAGGGGGGCCCCAGTGCACAGATCATATGCTCCAGGCATCAGGGAGCGTGCTTCCCAGCAAAAAGgtcacatcattttatttttctaagtCAAACATTTTGCACCTGCTGATCCACAggtcacagacagagacagacagaggatcAACAAAATCTGGGCAAAACATTTGCTGCCGCGCTCTCCTCTTCACTTGCAATCAGGAAAAAGTAAACAAGACTGTTTTGTTACAACATCAGGcgattttaaagacaaaacagttcTATAAAATGTGGTATTTTAATTCATGTTATGTTCATGTCCACACTGATGTGGACAATTGTGGTCAATTCTACATTCCTTAGTTTGGGTCAATGGGAAACATtaattcaaattttaaaaagcagttgaGGAGTCCTAGCATTAATGGAACAATGCTAAAAAAAGATTTAGTCTGAAAGTTCAGTcttgagaaaacacaaaaagacgTCCATGACAGCTGAGTGAAGGTCGTCCTCTGATATTATTGAGACCATCAAATGTCCAAAATCGCCACCATGATACACATTACTCTAAGTTAAGTGTCAGCATCTAGTGGCTGTTAGCGGTACTGCATCTTAAATCTCCTTCAGAGATATCAGTGGATTCAATACTAACCTGAGGTCACATTACAAACTGACAGCACTCAACAAACTGTGAATCACACCTGAACCAGTAGAGTCACGcaactcatttaaaaacacccaTGAATCAGacaataaaaatatgttgtggCTATCACAACTATGCAGCACTGTGGGCctacatttggaaaaaaaaatacaatatacacACTAGAGAAAAAcccatcagaaacacacacactgaaccccCACAATCAAAAGTACATCACAAGATTGGAGGCGTTTTGGTATATGGAGGAAGACTAACAGTGTTAAAGGGTTTTAAACTCCCACCTGCTTCTGTTACAGATGATTTAACAAGTCCTTTAATGTACCTCACCTCTACACATGTTCTAATTTATGATTCACCCTGGCTCAGAGATGAATTTTCCCATTAGCCGAACTGCCGTTGAATTAAATTAACTATCTAAAAATGTGAGCAGAGCTGTCTGATAGCAGACAGGCTTCAAATGAGGAGAACATTGTTAAAAATCACTTAGAGAcactaaatgtgaaaatgtctgacttttaCAAACTCATTAGAAGTATCACGAAGGACACGGTGGTAGAAACGGCAGGCTGACACCTTTCACAGTCGGTCACTGAAGGTCTAACAAGGCTCAGTGGTAAAAGCAAGAGCTCTCTCTCCACCCAGAGGCAGCCTGCAGGTTTCAGTTCAGGCTTTATAAATGACTAAACGTGGCAGCTGAGGCACGAGCCCCTTTCACGCAAAGACGCCGCATTCTCCGCCGTCGGTTCTTCGCATAGAGCCAAGCATCGCCACCTTAAAGATGAACCGCTGTGTAATTGACACAGAAAGCCAGCGCCatggctcctaaagaggcgtgatggtacACGTCATGACGGGGCTGACTGTCgcggtgatttatttttcaacacaaacacttggtgagttaaggttttttgccagtgacagacactgtttttcgGGCGGAAATAGAATGGTCCATAcgacaggcgggaggacagacacttaTATTCTGCGTTcatttttcctcatataagtcGCCAAAGACCTTTTACGAgtacattacttttgtttggtcacgTAACGTTGTTTTGTGGgacttttctctttatttagttgagtgagggaTCTGTGTAGTTGTATTGTAGTTGTAGTGTAACTGTCAGATCAACACGCCCTCGAAACACGCAGCCAGgttatccattcacactggttcgggTTGCCAATACTGCGCCgcagcaaaatttcacccctcgccacCACCGGGACATTCACACAGTGCAGCTAGATGCTAACACAGCCTGCACTTCAAGATGCCTTGACTTCTGACCGTGAATTTTCAATATCGGCAAAGTCATGCACTAATGATCTTGGATAAGGTCAAATTAGATCGATATTTTGCTAGGACCGTCTGCATGGTTTCAAGGACTTCAACCTTCCACCTTGAGAAGCATGATGACCCTGTCAAGgcttttcatgttgtgacatttcATCCACATCAGCACGTCTTTGGCGCATGCAGCTGTCTATATAAAATTACAGCGTTAGCCTGCTTCTGCAACAGTTTAAGCTATTAACACATGGAGCCAGCGACTgaaacagaaaaccacaaacTTCCTCCACgccacatttaaaaacatcagtcacaTGGCTGGCTTACTGAAACCAGTATCTGTAGCAGTCACTCGCTAATGAGCCCAGAGGCCCCCCCGGCCAGCTTCTGCACCACAGGTCAACAGCAGGTGGATAGAGTAGTGTGCACTCTACTGTATACAGCATGATCCCCCCGGCAGcgccacacagagctgctgtccaAGAGGCTACTGTTACCTGGTAGTACACTGCAGTCAAAAATAACGGCTGTAATCTCTGATTACGCAGCAGAAGCACAACTCGCTGACCTTCAGCTGATGCAGGTGACAGGATACAGGAAGAGACTCAAACAGTTTCACAAAGTCCTTTATGTTTCATTTGGGCTTCTAAAAAGTCAAATTCTTGTAGGTGTACATATGTCACGATCCTATGCCTTAGTttagttattttacattttacgtTGAAAGACGTGTCCACATGATCCTTCGCATGCATTCTGGTTGCGTTGTGCTTTGAGAGATGAGGCTTCACATTGCCTGCTCTGGCTGCTTTATGCAAATCAGGGGCATCCAGCACAGTTCCACTGGACCTCCTGAAACGCTATAAAAAGTTACCtcagtcaaatcaaaatgaGACAAATTCACCAACAGCATGGCTTGTATCTTGTCTAAAATGCTGTCAGAAACCCATTTCTAAGAACTATTTCAGTGAAATAAGAAAAACCAagagggtcaaagttcaaggCTCACTGTCATGACAAACTAGTGTGTCACAGTTGTATGCTTCTGCAAACAATAGTTTGTACTTTGTAATGGCAGCTGAAGTACATACATAGTAGTAAGAAATACAGTAGCAATTCAGAACgaactcaaagtttccaaaCAAGCCACCATGTTGAATTGGTCTGAAATCAGGAAGCAGATAGACCACAATGGCGTTCGTTGAATTGTGTGTAGCCGGAAATTGTGTGTTGGCAAAGGGTGCAAAGCTGGGAAGCGTTGCGTGTCAGCAGGTCCAAAAAATGCCCCTGTGGACACGCATCATTAGACAATACGTTTCCCTCTTTTAAGCTCTTCTGTCTAACCTCCTCGTGTCTCTTCTGCATTCAGAGCTTCTCGAAGTCCTGCATTTACTCCTTGTGTCTCATCAGTGCTCCTGCGTTTGTTCACTGGTTCATCTGATAAACATGATGTTCTTGGCAGAGTGTGACATTCAGTAAAGTTCAgttatgtaaaaagaaaagtcagaggatgttCACCAGACCGAGCTACACCAGCTATGTCTTCGAGGCAGAATCAATATGCAGCTCTGATATAAACTCAAATGCCTCGATCAGCTTCGACAGCATATCCTGCTTCAAACTCCACTTCCATCCCCGCCTCCGTGTGCTGACCTCACCAGAACGTCTCTGTATCAACCACCTGCATacacagctgctgttcattttgCTCATTAGCTCGTCAGTTAATATCTAGGTTGgtgttttcatgcatttcaCAGATCGTTGCAGAGCTGCTGTATAATTTCAGGCATTATTTTGTCCCTTAACTCTGCCTGCTGTGTCTGTATCGTTTCAGccctttttcctcttacctgccAAAAACTGTGAGAAAAGACAGACGGCTAATGTCTGTCATTGTCTAACAGATTAATTATAAATGAAATCACTGTCAGAGCAGACTTTGCACTCGTCCAGTAACATTAGCAGAGAGGTCGTTTTCTATATCTTGTAATTTTTGTTGCCAGGCAACATTTGCTCATCCAGTATTTTCtgttcgaaaaaaaaaaaagcttgactgCCTGAAGTAATGTTCTATTCTGGAAATACCTCAATATTTACACACATGGGAATGAACTGAATTGAAACAtgcattatttctttttttctcgcTCTTCTGTTAAGAGTCTTCTGCTTTCAGCCACACCAGCTTTATATATATTTGGACTTCTCAGCTGTCAACAGACTGAAAAACCGTTTACGTAATGACTTTGTAAAAGCCAAAGGGCTTAAAGGAGACACGGCCAGGATCGTCAGCAAGTTTGTTGTGGCCTCCGagtgcatgaaaatgtaaaagttctTTTACTTGAAAGGCACATGTATTGAGCTGGGAGGCTAATAGACTTTTCCCAGTGCAGGCTGTGACCTGTCAAAATgcctgctgtgaaaaaaggcACTTGAGCAAAGACAGTGTCTCTAATGCTGGTACGATAGACCTCTCTAAATGTGGCAGCTGAATTTTTATCAAAAAGGGCACCATCAAAGGAAAAGTGGCTAACTTTTACATATTCaacatgtgtttctgtgcccCCTGTTTTGGTGGTAAAAACGTCTGAATCTGTCAGTAGGTATGACAGAAAGAGACTCAAACACTGCTGGCATGACAGTGAAAGGCAGAACTCAAGCACAAAGATGGCTTCACACTGTTGTTGGCTGCTCTCGTGGTGCTTGAAGCTGCCGCTCACACTTACAATGTGATACAAATTTTAGCCGACACGTCATGTACCATTCAAATACTGACAGAGGGGATGTTTCTGGGTTTATAAAAGCCACAGAGCAGAAATCCTCTCTGGTCTCACAAACAGATTTCCATTTAACATTTAGTAACGTTATAATACAGCCTTTTTAAAGAACTCTCACAGCTACAACagtatcatatttatttttttcattgcttGTGTGCACATGAATTGAAGGCTGGATCATGAAAAAGCCAGAATCAAATATTCGGCACACGGTAGGCAGTCTGTAGTCCCGAGCTTATAGAAACGACTCGGAATATGATGTTCTTAAAGTGCAATTTTAAACACTCACAGAACTGTTGTTGAGGTCTTCTCTTTCTGATCTTTTCTATAACAGCTGCTTAGTGCCACTGGCTTTGGGGTTTCACATTTCTCCATTCTGCACTGTTCTTGTTCCTGAGTTTCCCGTCTCATCTGGAAATACCTTTGCAAGAGTAATACTAAGTAGCAGAGCCATGATCCTAACCCGACCCAAAACTATTTGTGCATTCACCTCATCTATAATCTTTATTATTAAACACCAATATCAGACTTTCTCATATACGGCCCCAGGGTCCCCTTCCAACTGGATAAGCCTTTGTTCACAGTGTTCAAGACGGCTGTTGCTCTGTTCCCAAGTGTAGTCACACAGAGCAGCGCGTGTGGCTAACGGCCGGCAACCTCCTTTAATTGCCTTGCTTTTATTTCTTATCTTTATgctacaaaatgaaaaaatgataatgttgatgttttcttaatTACATTTGGAGTACAAACTTTAACAATCACCCATGATTAGTCACCCAGTCCTCATTAGGTTGCCTCCTCAGTACGGCTTCAGTCAGCCAGGCTCCTCCTGAGCTCAGACTCTGTGAAGTACAGATGGCAGAGCGGGTGACCCGGAATTCATGTGCTCTCTGACCGCTGCCCAATTACCATCCAAACACTGCGGTGAGTTAGGGAGGGCGCGAgacaagtgtgaaaaaaaaagaaagagccaAGTGTAGGTTATATAGCAACAGAGCCATATTTAGATGACGGAGTGGGCTGTAAAGCTGCAGGGGCAAGGGGGGGCTCAGTGAGATGCACTGCCACCTCTCTGGCCCTCTTCTCGCCACCTCTTCCTGCTCAAACTGCTGCATAATTTATTCCTGAGACTACCTTTACTTCACCCTCACCTCCTCTacagtgtctttttgtttaaacagaAGCCATTAGGGCCTGAAAGACAGCAAATTAAGCTAATGGGCCTTACGCAAACACTGTCCTCTGCTATTCAAAACAATAGATCGTGAGGCCCCCGCATGTTTCAACATGAGGACATTAGGACCGGATCAGATAGAGGACATTGCCGATGCTCGGCTGAATCTTACACATTAAACACGAACATAC includes the following:
- the lingo3a gene encoding leucine-rich repeat and immunoglobulin-like domain-containing nogo receptor-interacting protein 3a; the encoded protein is MGVSLGQDVSWLLPFLFLLLMITVSPAQGQACPQRCECITKLKTVSCYGKRLSTLPDGIPADTKILDLSGNKLRWVEHGDLLPYQRLEKLDLSENMISVLEPNAFSSLQNLQSLSLRGNQLKLVPMGAFSRLSNLTSLDLSGNKIVILLDFTFQDLKSLKNLEVGDNDLVYISNKAFLGLVGLRELTIERCNLTSVSSQSLSYLHNLVTLRLRYLSISALEDQNFRKLGNLRGLEIAHWPFLEYISPHSLQGLNLSWLSITHTNITSVPTSALRSLAHLTSLNLSYNPISVLESWALRDLVRLKELHLVSTNLAVVQPYALGGLRQIRLLNLSTNSLVTLEEGAFQSVNTLETLRLDGNPLACDCRLLWILQRRKTLNFDGASPVCMTPVEVQGRALNAFSDSALFDHFTCQKPKIRNRKLQQISAREGQVVSFICRAEGEPTPVIFWISPQRRRITTKSSGRLTVLPEGTLEIRYAQVTDSGTYICIASNAGGNDTYFATLTVSGLPLDAALMANRTYYAGDLNDTNLNDTRVFLKFTLDLKTILISTAMGCIMFLGVVLFCFILLFVWSRGRGQHKNNFSVEYSFRKVDGPAASGGQGGARKFNMKMI